TGCATAATGCAGCCGTGGCAGCCTACCGGCTGGAGAACGTAGAATTGGCCGTCTCCTACTTTGGACAATCTGTAGCTGTAGGCGAGAACGAGTATACGAAATATGAATATGCGGCCTGTTTAGTTGAAACGAAACGATATGACGAAGCGCTTGCGATGATCGAGAAATTGATGAGCGAGACAGACGACTATATCGGAGATGTCGAGATCGCGGAATTGTATCTGGAGATGGGGCAATACCATTCTGCCGTTACCTTTTACGAGAAAGGCTGGCGCGAATTCGCGAAGGATCCTCGTTGGGTGAATCGGTTTATCTATTCGCTGATTCGTACTGAACAGAATCAAAGAGCAGAAGAAATCGCAGCTGAGGCAGTACAAGAAAACAGGGCATGGATTGCCGATATTCAGCATGATCCGGAAGAAGATGAGTTTGATGAGGAAAACCAGGCAAGCATCCGCTTCGCCTTGGACGATATTGAAAATTACCAAACG
This Paenibacillus sp. JZ16 DNA region includes the following protein-coding sequences:
- a CDS encoding tetratricopeptide repeat protein, coding for MEAIESNDYERALLLFQQAVRESRDVQSLHNLAFFYVHEGIPDDQGCWEAAEDLAIELLKECIELQPRSHFPYQLLGEAYLNLEQWEEALVALERAVRVHPTPVAMHNAAVAAYRLENVELAVSYFGQSVAVGENEYTKYEYAACLVETKRYDEALAMIEKLMSETDDYIGDVEIAELYLEMGQYHSAVTFYEKGWREFAKDPRWVNRFIYSLIRTEQNQRAEEIAAEAVQENRAWIADIQHDPEEDEFDEENQASIRFALDDIENYQTINSRFTEGVNPVMDHRPSILTACYWFGCKRHGHPEYV